In one Parvibaculum sp. genomic region, the following are encoded:
- a CDS encoding efflux RND transporter periplasmic adaptor subunit, translated as MLVRFDVSRYARLLAAGLIAAALAGCGESAEEETADPDAGAIGVFASAVSERELAEPITGTGTIAAHKTTTLGPRVDGIIEEIMVRVGDRVTEGQPLFRTRDVEIRLKVTELENQVRLAKADVRNTGLAFSRASELHAKGFVADGRLDDARSARDASQARLGIAEAQLAGANQMLTDCTVTAPFDGVITRRDVDEGKFMATRMGGMGAMGGGGDGVLQIMKIDIVGAIVTVPEIHLSKIEVGTKGRVYIDGIDRSFDSYVAILNDYVDPVTRSVELRLPILNEDYSVKPGLFTRVELFPAPRQGLTLDRRMLYGGETDRHVFIADGNVARRVSVTVRQIDAQTVEVLSGLKAGDKALGGPNAPLLADGIKIRIEAEPGQIAAGASDSTAQ; from the coding sequence ATGCTCGTCCGGTTTGACGTTTCCCGTTATGCGCGGCTTCTGGCGGCCGGCCTGATCGCGGCGGCGCTGGCCGGGTGCGGCGAGAGCGCGGAAGAGGAAACGGCCGATCCGGATGCCGGCGCCATCGGCGTCTTTGCCAGCGCGGTGAGCGAACGTGAGCTTGCCGAACCGATTACCGGCACCGGCACCATCGCCGCGCACAAGACGACGACGCTCGGCCCCCGCGTCGACGGCATCATCGAGGAGATCATGGTCAGGGTCGGCGACCGCGTGACCGAAGGGCAGCCGCTTTTCCGGACGCGCGATGTAGAGATCCGCCTCAAGGTGACCGAGCTTGAAAACCAGGTGCGGCTCGCCAAGGCGGATGTGCGCAACACCGGCCTCGCCTTTTCACGCGCCAGCGAGTTGCACGCCAAGGGGTTCGTGGCCGACGGGCGGCTCGACGATGCGCGCTCGGCGCGCGACGCTTCGCAGGCGCGGCTCGGCATTGCCGAAGCGCAGCTTGCCGGCGCCAACCAGATGCTGACCGACTGCACCGTGACCGCGCCTTTCGACGGCGTCATCACACGGCGCGATGTCGACGAGGGCAAGTTCATGGCGACGCGGATGGGCGGCATGGGCGCGATGGGCGGCGGCGGCGACGGCGTTTTGCAGATCATGAAGATCGACATTGTCGGCGCTATCGTGACGGTGCCCGAAATTCACCTGTCGAAAATCGAGGTCGGCACCAAGGGGCGCGTCTATATCGACGGCATCGACCGCAGCTTCGACAGCTATGTCGCGATCCTCAACGATTATGTCGACCCGGTGACGCGCTCGGTCGAACTCCGGCTGCCGATCCTCAATGAGGATTATTCGGTGAAGCCCGGCCTCTTTACGCGCGTCGAACTCTTTCCGGCGCCGCGCCAGGGGCTGACGCTCGACCGGCGGATGCTTTATGGCGGCGAGACCGACCGGCATGTCTTCATCGCCGACGGCAATGTGGCGCGGCGCGTCAGCGTGACGGTGCGGCAGATCGATGCGCAGACGGTGGAAGTGCTGTCGGGGCTCAAGGCCGGCGACAAGGCGCTGGGCGGACCCAACGCGCCGCTGCTTGCCGACGGCATCAAAATCCGGATCGAGGCCGAGCCGGGCCAGATCGCGGCCGGCGCAAGCGACAGCACGGCGCAGTAG
- a CDS encoding MarR family winged helix-turn-helix transcriptional regulator, with protein MPPSIASRPKPPASRVQPDETFGWLHHDVYRLFRKAWARRLQASGTGINPAKSRILAELRQRDGITQTELADCVEMEKAPLGRLLDSLEEQGLIERRNDPADRRVRRVYLMPPIDEITAGLWQAAFGMFETSVRGFTPEEYAQLMNFLERIKANLQESEETEA; from the coding sequence ATGCCCCCGTCGATTGCCAGCCGGCCGAAGCCGCCGGCATCGCGGGTCCAGCCGGACGAGACCTTCGGCTGGCTCCATCACGACGTCTACCGGCTCTTCCGCAAGGCTTGGGCGCGCCGCCTGCAAGCCTCCGGCACCGGCATCAACCCGGCCAAGTCGCGCATCCTCGCCGAACTGCGCCAGCGCGACGGCATCACCCAGACCGAACTTGCCGACTGCGTCGAAATGGAAAAGGCGCCGCTCGGCCGCCTGCTCGACAGCCTCGAAGAGCAGGGCCTGATCGAACGCCGCAACGACCCCGCCGACCGCCGCGTCCGCCGCGTCTATCTGATGCCGCCGATCGACGAAATCACCGCCGGCTTGTGGCAGGCCGCCTTCGGCATGTTCGAAACCTCGGTCCGGGGCTTCACGCCGGAGGAATACGCGCAACTGATGAATTTCCTCGAGCGCATCAAGGCCAATCTCCAGGAGTCCGAGGAAACCGAGGCCTGA
- a CDS encoding serine hydrolase domain-containing protein — protein MRSLSLLILAALLAMAIWTALVVTGARHGWLRADPGPREDVASFFSTSAAAIDAAEQGAVAFMLIEKGEDFGEHYVSAGAPVTRDTLFQLASLSKWVTALGVLKLAADGRLDLDAPVSRYLTRWQLPESKFGNEGVTARRLLSHTAGLTDGLGYMGFEPGTPVQTLEASLTEAADPMPGADGRTRVGLAPGTAWSYSGGGYALLQLLIEEIAGEPFDIYMKRAVLDPLGMSSATFDLASAEAAGLAPCFDADGAPCAYRSFAAASAASLHASAADLVRFLEAQMEGARDPALPPGLAAAMSAPHGSQFGLPIWGLGVMLYSEAPGGGYIIGHEGMNFAAIETTARLDPATGDGILVLATGNPGLAAMLGGEWVYWHAGRVDVRQIDGMIPALGLALLIGWAVILVLAALAIWKIRRSESPKSA, from the coding sequence ATGCGCAGCCTCTCCCTTTTGATTCTTGCCGCCCTGCTGGCGATGGCGATTTGGACCGCTCTCGTTGTCACCGGCGCGCGCCACGGCTGGTTGCGTGCCGATCCGGGTCCGCGCGAGGATGTGGCGTCCTTCTTTTCGACATCGGCTGCGGCGATCGACGCGGCGGAGCAGGGCGCCGTCGCCTTCATGCTGATCGAAAAGGGCGAGGACTTTGGCGAACATTATGTCTCGGCCGGCGCGCCCGTCACCCGCGACACGCTTTTCCAGCTCGCCTCGCTCAGCAAATGGGTGACGGCGCTCGGTGTGCTGAAACTCGCCGCCGATGGAAGGCTCGATCTCGATGCGCCCGTGTCGCGTTATCTCACACGCTGGCAGCTTCCCGAAAGCAAGTTCGGCAACGAGGGCGTCACCGCGCGCCGCCTCCTCTCTCACACCGCCGGCCTGACGGATGGCCTGGGCTACATGGGCTTCGAGCCGGGCACGCCCGTGCAGACCCTCGAGGCATCGCTGACGGAAGCGGCGGACCCCATGCCCGGCGCCGATGGCCGCACCCGTGTCGGTCTCGCGCCCGGCACCGCATGGAGCTATTCCGGCGGCGGCTATGCGTTGCTGCAGCTCCTGATCGAGGAAATCGCGGGCGAACCCTTCGACATCTATATGAAGCGCGCCGTCCTCGATCCGCTCGGCATGTCGAGCGCGACATTCGATCTCGCGTCGGCGGAAGCGGCGGGGCTTGCCCCCTGTTTCGACGCCGACGGCGCGCCTTGCGCCTATCGCAGCTTCGCCGCGGCATCCGCTGCCTCACTCCATGCAAGTGCGGCCGATCTCGTCCGCTTCCTTGAAGCGCAAATGGAAGGCGCGCGCGATCCCGCCCTGCCGCCCGGTCTCGCCGCCGCCATGTCCGCGCCCCACGGCTCGCAATTCGGCCTGCCGATCTGGGGCCTCGGCGTCATGCTTTATTCCGAAGCACCGGGCGGCGGCTACATCATCGGCCATGAGGGCATGAACTTCGCCGCCATCGAAACCACGGCCCGGCTCGACCCGGCGACCGGCGACGGCATCCTCGTCCTCGCGACCGGCAATCCGGGCCTCGCCGCGATGCTCGGCGGCGAATGGGTCTATTGGCATGCCGGGCGCGTGGATGTGAGGCAGATCGACGGCATGATCCCGGCCTTGGGCCTCGCGCTGCTCATCGGCTGGGCCGTCATCCTCGTTCTGGCCGCTCTCGCCATCTGGAAAATCCGGCGATCCGAAAGCCCGAAATCCGCGTAA
- a CDS encoding acyl-CoA dehydrogenase family protein, giving the protein MNFDFSDDQKMLKEQVRKFLADKCPMSVTRRVLEKEEPYAAEVWKGLVEMGLTGTAIPEEFGGLGLGALELCVIAEELGRAAAPVPFSSSIYLAAEALRLFGTKKQKETWLPKLASGEIIGTLAVSEGTHAAHPRNIAVKHAGGKINGVKQPVVDGGAASLAIVAVNTGGSGEGAVSLAIVDLKAGGVSAAPVRTLDPSRQHVTLTFKDAPAEILGPKPGEGWSQLSRVLDGAAVLFAFEQVGGTEAALEMARDYALERYAFGRQIGSYQAIKHKLADMYVKKELAKSNAYFGAMMLNDEGAELTEAAAASRIAGSDAYVFAAQENIQTHGGIGYTWESDCQFHYRRAKLLALAVGAPIQWKEKLVARLEAKNAA; this is encoded by the coding sequence ATGAATTTCGATTTTTCCGACGACCAGAAAATGCTGAAGGAGCAGGTGCGCAAGTTCCTTGCCGACAAATGTCCGATGTCGGTCACGCGCCGCGTGCTCGAAAAGGAAGAGCCCTATGCGGCCGAGGTCTGGAAGGGCCTTGTCGAGATGGGCCTCACCGGCACCGCGATCCCCGAAGAATTCGGCGGTCTCGGTCTCGGCGCGCTGGAGCTCTGCGTGATCGCGGAAGAGCTCGGCCGCGCCGCGGCGCCCGTGCCGTTCTCTTCGTCCATCTATCTCGCGGCGGAAGCGCTCCGCCTCTTCGGCACGAAGAAGCAGAAGGAAACCTGGCTGCCGAAACTGGCATCGGGTGAAATCATCGGCACGCTCGCCGTCTCCGAAGGCACGCATGCCGCGCACCCGCGCAACATCGCGGTCAAGCATGCGGGCGGCAAGATCAACGGCGTCAAGCAGCCGGTTGTCGATGGCGGTGCGGCCTCGCTCGCCATCGTCGCGGTCAACACCGGCGGTTCCGGCGAAGGCGCAGTCTCGCTCGCCATCGTCGATCTGAAGGCGGGCGGCGTCTCGGCCGCGCCCGTCCGCACGCTCGACCCCTCGCGTCAGCATGTGACGCTGACCTTCAAGGACGCGCCCGCCGAAATTCTTGGGCCCAAACCGGGCGAGGGCTGGTCGCAGCTTTCGCGCGTGCTCGACGGCGCCGCCGTGCTCTTTGCCTTCGAACAGGTCGGCGGCACCGAAGCGGCGCTCGAAATGGCGCGCGACTATGCGCTCGAGCGCTACGCCTTCGGCCGCCAGATCGGCTCGTACCAGGCGATCAAGCACAAGCTCGCCGACATGTATGTGAAGAAGGAACTGGCGAAATCGAACGCCTATTTCGGCGCCATGATGCTGAACGACGAGGGCGCGGAGCTGACCGAAGCCGCCGCCGCCTCGCGCATCGCGGGTTCGGATGCCTATGTCTTCGCCGCGCAGGAGAACATCCAGACGCATGGCGGCATCGGCTACACATGGGAATCCGACTGCCAGTTCCACTACCGCCGCGCCAAGCTGCTGGCGCTCGCTGTCGGCGCGCCGATCCAGTGGAAGGAAAAACTCGTCGCGCGCCTTGAAGCGAAGAACGCGGCTTAA
- a CDS encoding acyl-CoA dehydrogenase family protein: MDFNDTAEEAAYRKQVRAWLDKNATRKENAKDIAPPKDLKEMIAQSKAWQAKKADAGYACITWPKEWGGGGGTTINNVIYGQEESKYAVPGGIFAIGLGMCIPTVMSWGPDEAKERFVRPAVRGDEIWCQLFSEPAGGSDVAGLRTKAEKDGDDWVINGQKVWTSGAHFCDYGILLTRTDPNVPKHKGLTMFWIDMKDPAVEVRPIKQMSGGAEFNEVFFTNLRVKDSQRLGKVGDGWKVALTTLMNERLAVGGSQGNADTDELISLARNTDIAGEPAIRHGGVRERIADWYVQAQGLKFTRFRTLTALSKGETPGPESSISKIVAAKKMQDLGSFGMDLQDMGGVIRDRKISPEEGAYTEQWIGAAGYRIAGGTDEILRNIVAERVLGLPQDIRVDKDLPFNQAPKGK; encoded by the coding sequence ATGGATTTCAACGATACAGCCGAAGAAGCCGCCTACCGCAAACAGGTGCGCGCCTGGCTCGATAAAAACGCCACCCGCAAGGAAAACGCGAAGGACATCGCGCCGCCGAAAGACCTCAAGGAAATGATCGCCCAGTCCAAGGCCTGGCAGGCGAAGAAGGCCGATGCCGGTTACGCCTGCATCACCTGGCCGAAGGAATGGGGCGGCGGTGGCGGCACCACCATCAACAACGTGATCTACGGCCAGGAAGAATCGAAATACGCGGTTCCCGGCGGCATCTTCGCCATCGGCCTCGGCATGTGCATCCCGACCGTGATGTCATGGGGCCCCGACGAGGCGAAAGAACGCTTCGTCCGTCCCGCCGTGCGCGGCGACGAGATCTGGTGCCAGCTCTTTTCCGAACCCGCCGGCGGTTCCGACGTCGCGGGTCTTCGCACGAAAGCCGAGAAGGATGGCGACGACTGGGTCATCAACGGCCAGAAGGTCTGGACGTCCGGCGCGCATTTCTGCGACTACGGCATCCTGCTGACACGCACCGATCCGAACGTGCCGAAGCACAAGGGCCTCACCATGTTCTGGATCGACATGAAGGACCCCGCCGTCGAAGTGCGCCCCATCAAGCAGATGTCGGGCGGTGCCGAATTCAACGAGGTCTTCTTCACCAATCTGCGCGTCAAGGACAGTCAGCGTCTCGGCAAGGTCGGCGACGGCTGGAAGGTCGCGCTGACGACGCTGATGAACGAACGCCTCGCCGTCGGCGGCAGCCAGGGCAATGCCGACACCGATGAGTTGATCTCGCTCGCCCGCAACACCGACATCGCGGGCGAGCCCGCCATCCGCCACGGCGGCGTCCGCGAGCGCATCGCCGACTGGTATGTGCAGGCGCAAGGCTTGAAGTTCACGCGCTTCCGCACGTTGACCGCGCTGTCGAAAGGCGAAACCCCCGGCCCGGAAAGCTCGATCTCCAAGATCGTCGCCGCGAAGAAGATGCAGGACCTCGGCTCCTTCGGCATGGACCTGCAGGACATGGGCGGCGTCATCCGCGACCGGAAAATCTCGCCGGAAGAGGGCGCCTATACCGAACAATGGATCGGCGCAGCCGGCTACCGCATCGCCGGCGGCACCGACGAAATCCTGCGCAACATCGTCGCCGAACGCGTCCTCGGCCTGCCACAGGACATCCGCGTCGACAAGGACCTGCCGTTCAATCAGGCCCCGAAGGGGAAATAA